Proteins encoded in a region of the Haloarcula sp. CBA1129 genome:
- a CDS encoding cupin domain-containing protein, producing MPTLDASRCLRTGRPLDASGTPLDGSALEIDPDGRAATLLRDSPRALASSPGTGTWATLLADSDSSPDGRPVLLQWLAPDASSPPAHVHPTTETFEAVDGTLTVVADGTPARLGPGEETTIESGTAHTFRNDTDRVVAFRAELPSMRTVRALYTLWGLDHTGAFDDDGGYAEPDLIHSLVIGRELSDETMLAAVPNVVQRILWATVCPVASAAGYSGIDDSYLDDRFWQQHVEQPFR from the coding sequence ATGCCCACTCTCGATGCTTCCCGCTGTCTTCGAACTGGCCGGCCACTCGATGCGTCTGGGACCCCTCTTGATGGCTCTGCTCTGGAAATCGACCCCGATGGCCGTGCTGCCACTCTCCTCCGTGACTCTCCACGAGCGCTAGCATCCAGTCCTGGGACCGGCACTTGGGCGACACTGTTGGCTGATTCGGATAGCAGTCCCGATGGGCGACCGGTCCTCCTCCAGTGGCTGGCCCCGGACGCAAGTTCGCCCCCGGCCCACGTCCATCCGACGACAGAGACATTTGAGGCGGTCGATGGCACACTTACAGTCGTCGCCGATGGCACTCCAGCACGGCTCGGCCCCGGTGAGGAAACCACCATCGAATCAGGGACTGCCCACACGTTCCGCAATGACACTGACAGGGTCGTTGCGTTCCGGGCCGAACTCCCATCGATGCGGACCGTTCGCGCCCTCTACACGCTCTGGGGACTGGATCACACCGGCGCGTTCGATGACGATGGCGGCTACGCCGAACCCGACCTGATTCACTCTCTGGTCATCGGGCGGGAGCTGTCCGACGAAACGATGCTGGCAGCCGTGCCAAACGTTGTTCAGCGGATTCTGTGGGCAACTGTCTGTCCCGTTGCCAGCGCCGCGGGTTACTCTGGCATCGACGACTCGTATCTCGACGACCGGTTCTGGCAACAGCACGTCGAACAACCGTTCCGCTAA
- a CDS encoding helix-turn-helix domain-containing protein has protein sequence MKRLQVTAEIEPALAPPFYTMLADSPQIDETRVLAWNTSAEGVRTVLFAINGAVDSFGSSAPDTAGINSVQVAAPEAAWSYALVEVAPQEAPVFDAINQARSRPGLVVRMPIVYREGTMRFRVVGDPDALQASFAAAPDGLSVRLDEIGQMQGPPDQPGTTLSERQREVLEVAVDRGYYNHPRETTHEEIADAVGCAPSTVSTHLQKAEAEAVMSLVSDFS, from the coding sequence GTGAAGCGTCTTCAGGTCACCGCCGAAATCGAGCCGGCGCTTGCACCGCCGTTTTATACGATGCTTGCCGATTCGCCACAAATCGATGAGACGCGAGTACTGGCGTGGAACACGAGCGCCGAAGGCGTCCGAACAGTGCTGTTCGCCATCAACGGTGCCGTAGACAGCTTCGGGTCAAGCGCCCCGGACACGGCGGGCATCAACTCAGTGCAGGTGGCGGCACCCGAAGCGGCGTGGTCGTACGCGCTTGTCGAAGTCGCACCGCAGGAAGCACCGGTGTTCGACGCGATTAATCAGGCGCGGAGCCGGCCAGGACTGGTCGTACGGATGCCAATAGTCTACCGTGAAGGGACAATGCGGTTCCGGGTCGTCGGCGACCCCGACGCGCTTCAGGCCAGCTTTGCTGCGGCACCGGATGGGTTGTCCGTCCGCCTCGACGAGATCGGTCAGATGCAAGGCCCGCCAGATCAGCCGGGGACAACACTAAGCGAGCGCCAACGCGAGGTCCTCGAAGTGGCAGTCGACCGAGGATACTACAACCATCCCCGAGAGACGACTCACGAGGAGATCGCGGATGCGGTCGGCTGTGCGCCGTCAACTGTTAGCACGCACCTCCAGAAGGCAGAAGCAGAGGCCGTCATGAGCTTGGTCAGCGATTTCAGTTGA
- a CDS encoding DUF5814 domain-containing protein, with the protein MAITDKIYVKNHQQLASQLETSFPKGAFKGATLDILFQGEGLAKLDEASRERVLDFAEDFLDCDCEANPHCGCAERKFISYLLELREQGMGPDAIVDVMSDDYMLYAYPGDVLSFLDNSVRTLEAVETLADVDGRDDVAEDVQQKRQRLL; encoded by the coding sequence GTGGCCATCACGGACAAAATCTACGTCAAGAACCACCAGCAACTCGCCTCTCAGCTAGAGACGAGTTTCCCGAAAGGGGCGTTCAAGGGTGCGACGCTTGATATCCTCTTTCAGGGGGAGGGGCTGGCAAAGCTCGACGAAGCCTCTAGAGAGCGAGTGCTTGACTTCGCGGAAGATTTTCTGGACTGTGACTGTGAGGCCAACCCACACTGTGGCTGTGCCGAGCGGAAGTTCATATCCTACCTGCTGGAGTTGCGCGAGCAGGGGATGGGTCCGGACGCAATCGTCGACGTAATGAGCGACGATTACATGCTGTATGCGTATCCGGGCGACGTACTGTCCTTCCTCGATAACTCCGTCAGAACGTTAGAAGCCGTGGAAACCCTAGCCGACGTCGATGGGCGCGACGACGTGGCCGAGGACGTACAGCAGAAACGCCAGCGGTTACTCTAA
- a CDS encoding CopG family transcriptional regulator yields the protein MGNKNKTISFRVSEDKFETLREIAEERDISLSAVFRDYVDTLVSHDGQVKVAPEHEFEDDATETSTESFPPKVEVPKSFVREHERLELEAEHLREQLEEHKRYVTKLRQQLDEMDQDEVIHLEDLDQGEEEDASYRIGSFDDLE from the coding sequence ATGGGCAACAAAAACAAGACCATCTCCTTTCGCGTCAGCGAGGACAAATTCGAAACCCTCCGCGAAATCGCCGAGGAGCGCGATATCTCTCTGTCCGCAGTTTTCCGGGACTACGTCGACACGCTTGTTTCCCACGACGGTCAGGTGAAGGTCGCCCCGGAACACGAGTTCGAAGACGACGCGACCGAGACCAGCACCGAGAGCTTCCCACCGAAAGTCGAAGTCCCGAAAAGCTTCGTCCGCGAGCACGAACGGCTCGAACTCGAAGCCGAGCACCTCCGCGAACAACTGGAAGAACACAAGCGCTACGTCACGAAGCTCCGCCAGCAACTCGACGAGATGGACCAAGACGAGGTCATCCACCTCGAAGACTTAGATCAGGGCGAAGAAGAGGACGCCTCCTATCGCATCGGTAGCTTCGACGACTTAGAGTAA
- a CDS encoding VOC family protein: MATDIDATAHHFGIIVSDLDRAVEFYRDVLGLDVLTRFSVGDEAFGTAVDIEGASAELVHLDAGDARLELATYEPEGEAMPDPDLNRPGATHPGLEVDDLDAVADRLPDDVETLSGPQTTESGTTIMFVVDPEGNRIELLEP; the protein is encoded by the coding sequence ATGGCGACAGACATCGACGCAACCGCTCACCACTTCGGTATCATCGTTAGCGACCTAGATCGGGCAGTCGAGTTCTACCGCGACGTTTTAGGACTCGATGTACTGACGCGTTTTTCCGTCGGTGACGAGGCGTTCGGCACCGCCGTCGACATCGAGGGAGCCAGCGCCGAACTGGTACATCTTGACGCTGGCGACGCGCGCTTGGAACTTGCGACATACGAACCGGAAGGCGAGGCGATGCCGGACCCAGACCTCAACCGACCGGGGGCGACCCATCCGGGGCTGGAAGTCGACGACCTCGACGCTGTTGCCGACCGACTCCCCGACGACGTTGAAACCCTCAGCGGCCCGCAGACGACCGAGAGCGGGACGACGATCATGTTCGTCGTCGACCCAGAGGGGAACCGCATCGAGCTGTTGGAGCCGTAA